The genomic interval CATGTGTGACTTATGACCCCGAGGGGCTAGGCGCTGGAGCTAGACACTAAAACTAAGTATTAAGCCCAGCCTTGTTCAGCCCCGACAAGCATAAGACGATCAGGAATAGAAGGTGTTCTTTACCTTCAATTCCTGATTGACTTATGACCTCGAGGGGCTAGGCGCTGGAGCTGGATGTCGGGCGCTTAGCAAAAACTAAGCCCAACATCCCTCTACCTCACACACCCGAAAATTATCTATTCCTAACCGCCTTCATTTCCGCATCTAATTGACCAAAGAATTCTTCATTTGATTTTGTTTGACGAAGTTTTCTTAAGAACTTTTCAATAAAGTCTGGTGAATCTGACATTGATTTACGAATAGCCCATAATTTGTCGAGATGGTCTTTTGGAATAAGAAGTTCTTCTTTTCTTGTCCCAGAACGACGGATATCGATTGCTGGGAAAATACGTTTTTCGGCAAGTGAGCGGTCTAAGTGAAGCTCCATATTTCCTGTTCCTTTGAATTCCTCGTAAATAACGTCATCCATACGTGAACCTGTATCGACTAATGCTGTTGCAAGAATGGTTAAGCTTCCACCCTCTTCAATGTTACGCGCTGCTCCAAAGAAGCGTTTTGGACGGTGGAAGGCTGCTGGATCAATACCACCAGATAATGTACGTCCGCTTGGCGGGATCACCAAGTTGTATGCACGTGCTAAACGAGTGATGCTATCCATTAAAATAATAACATCCTTTTTATGTTCAACAAGGCGCATAGCTCGCTCAAGAACAAGCTCAGCTACTTTAATATGATTTTCAGGTACTTCATCAAACGTTGAGCTAACGACGTCACCAGCTACGGAACGTTCAATATCTGTTACTTCTTCAGGACGTTCATCTATTAATAGAACGATAAGTTCTGCTTCAGGATTATTAGTCGTAATACTGTTAGCGATCTCTTTTAAAAGCATTGTTTTTCCTGCCTTAGGCGGGGCAACAATTAAGCCACGCTGACCAAATCCGACAGGTGCGATTAGATCCATGATTCTTGTTGATAAATAATTTGGTTTTGTTTCTAAGTATATTTGTCTATCTGGATAAAGTGGAGTTAATGCTGGAAAGTGGACACGTTCCTTAGCCGTTTCTGGGTCTTCACCATTAACTGCTTCAACATGAAGTAAGCCGTAGTAGCGTTCATTTTCTTTTGGTGGACGCACCTTTCCAGATACTTTGTCCCCATTTCGTAAATCAAAACGTCTAATTTGCGAAGCAGAAATATAAATATCCTCAGAACTTGGTGAATAGTTAATCGGTCTTAAGAAGCCAAATCCTTCAGACTGGATGATTTCTAAGACACCTTCCATGAATAATAAATCCTCTTGTTCTGCATTTGCTTTTAAAATAGCAAAAATCAATTCTTTTTTCGTCAGCTTGCTGTAATACGATATTTTAAAATGACGTGCAAGCTCGTACAATTCTTTCAATTTCATATGTTCCAATGAAGAAATTGAAACCTGATTCATAAAAACACCACTCTTTTTATTTTTCAAATTTAAGCATTTACATTTCCATCTATTTATTTCTACAATATGGAGACTTATTTTGGTATCCAGTTTTTACATTCAGAAGATTTACCATCATTTGCACTAATGAAGAGAAAACTAGTACGTTACATGTTAGAAGGAAAATGAAGGTGAGATTGA from Metabacillus sediminilitoris carries:
- the rho gene encoding transcription termination factor Rho, coding for MNQVSISSLEHMKLKELYELARHFKISYYSKLTKKELIFAILKANAEQEDLLFMEGVLEIIQSEGFGFLRPINYSPSSEDIYISASQIRRFDLRNGDKVSGKVRPPKENERYYGLLHVEAVNGEDPETAKERVHFPALTPLYPDRQIYLETKPNYLSTRIMDLIAPVGFGQRGLIVAPPKAGKTMLLKEIANSITTNNPEAELIVLLIDERPEEVTDIERSVAGDVVSSTFDEVPENHIKVAELVLERAMRLVEHKKDVIILMDSITRLARAYNLVIPPSGRTLSGGIDPAAFHRPKRFFGAARNIEEGGSLTILATALVDTGSRMDDVIYEEFKGTGNMELHLDRSLAEKRIFPAIDIRRSGTRKEELLIPKDHLDKLWAIRKSMSDSPDFIEKFLRKLRQTKSNEEFFGQLDAEMKAVRNR